A part of Rhinolophus ferrumequinum isolate MPI-CBG mRhiFer1 chromosome 11, mRhiFer1_v1.p, whole genome shotgun sequence genomic DNA contains:
- the PSMC3 gene encoding 26S proteasome regulatory subunit 6A has product MNLLPKVESSVTRQEKMATVWDEAEQDGIGEEVLKMSTEEIIQRTRLLDSEIKIMKSEVLRVTHELQAMKDKIKENSEKIKVNKTLPYLVSNVIELLDVDPNDQEEDGANIDLDSQRKGKCAVIKTSTRQTYFLPVIGLVDAEKLKPGDLVGVNKDSYLILETLPTEYDSRVKAMEVDERPTEQYSDIGGLDKQIQELVEAIVLPMNHKEKFENLGIQPPKGVLMYGPPGTGKTLLARACAAQTKATFLKLAGPQLVQMFIGDGAKLVRDAFALAKEKAPSIIFIDELDAIGTKRFDSEKAGDREVQRTMLELLNQLDGFQPNTQVKVIAATNRVDILDPALLRSGRLDRKIEFPMPNEEARARIMQIHSRKMNVSPDVNYEELARCTDDFNGAQCKAVCVEAGMIALRRGATELTHEDYMEGILEVQAKKKANLQYYA; this is encoded by the exons ATGAATCTGCTGCCGAAAGTTGAGAGTAGCGTGACTCGGCAGGAGAAGATGGCGACCGTGTGGGATGAGGCTGAG caaGATGGAATCGGGGAGGAGGTGCTCAAGATGTCCACAGAAGAGATTATCCAGCGCACACGGCTGCTGGACAGTGAAATCAAG ATTATGAAGAGCGAAGTGTTACGAGTAACCCACGAGCTTCAAGCTATGAAGGACAAGATCAAAGAGAACAGTGAGAAAATCAAAGTGAACAAGACCCTGCCATACCTTGTCTCCAACGTCATcgag CTTTTGGATGTTGATCCTAATGACCAAGAGGAGGATGGTGCCAATATTGACTTGGACTCACAGAGGAAGGGCAAATGTGCAGTGATCAAAACCTCTACACGGCAG ACATACTTCCTGCCTGTGATTGGGTTGGTGGATGCTGAAAAGTTGAAGCCGGGAGATTTGGTG GGTGTGAACAAAGACTCCTATTTGATCCTGGAGACCCTGCCTACAGAGTACGACTCACGGGTGAAGGCCATGGAGGTGGACGAGAGACCCACAGAACAATACAGTGACATTGGGGGCCTGGACAAGCAGATTCAGGAG ctggtggaggccattgttctGCCAATGAACCACAAGGAGAAGTTTGAGAACCTGGGGATCCAACCTCCAAAGGGAGTACTGATGTATGGGCCCCCAGGTACGGGGAAGACCCTGCTGGCCCGGGCCTGCGCTGCACAGACCAAG gccACCTTCCTGAAGTTGGCTGGCCCCCAGCTGGTGCAGATGTTCATCGGGGATGGTGCCAAGCTGGTCCGGGACGCCTTTGCCCTGGCCAAGGAGAAAGCTCCGTCCATCATTTTCATTGATGAGCTGGATGCCATCGGCACCAAGCG CTTTGACAGTGAGAAAGCCGGGGACCGGGAAGTTCAGAGGACGATGCTGGAGCTTCTGAACCAGCTGGACGGGTTCCAGCCCAACACTCAAGTAAAG GTAATTGCAGCCACTAACAGGGTGGACATCTTGGACCCTGCCTTGCTCCGCTCAGGCCGCCTGGACCGAAAGATTGAGTTCCCGATGCCCAATGAGGAGGCCCGGGCCAGAATCATGCAGATCCACTCCCGCAAGATGAACGTTAG ccctgatGTGAACTATGAGGAGCTGGCCCGCTGCACGGATGACTTCAACGGGGCCCAGTGCAAAGCTGTGTGTGTGGAGGCG GGAATGATCGCACTCCGCAGGGGTGCCACGGAGCTGACCCACGAGGACTACATGGAGGGCATCCTGGAGGTGCAGGCCAAGAAGAAAGCCAACCTGCAGTACTACGCCTAG
- the RAPSN gene encoding 43 kDa receptor-associated protein of the synapse isoform X1: MGQDQTKQQIEKGLQLYQSNQTEKALQVWMKVLEKSSDLVGRFRVLGCLVTAHSEMGRYKEMLKFAVVQIDTARELEDADFLLEGYLNLARSNEKLCEFHKTISYCKTCLGLPGTRASAQLGGQVSLSMGNAFLGLSLFQKALESFEKALRYAHNNDDAMLECRVCCSLGSFYAQVKDYEKALFFPCKAAELVNDYGKGWSLKYRAMSQYHMAVAYRLLGHLGSAMECCEESMKIALQHGDRPLQALCLLCFADIHRSRGDLETAFPRYDSAMSIMTEIGNRVGQVQVLLGVAKCWVARKALDKALDAIERAQDLAEEVGNKLSQLKLHCLSESICRSKGLQRELRAHVVRFHECVEETELYCGLCGESIGERNSRLQALPCSHIFHLRCLQNNGTRSCPNCRRSSMKPGFV; encoded by the exons ATGGGGCAGGACCAGACGAAGCAGCAGATCGAGAAGGGGCTCCAGCTATACCAGTCTAACCAGACAGAGAAGGCTCTGCAGGTGTGGATGAAGGTGCTGGAGAAGAGCTCGGACCTCGTGGGGCGCTTTCGCGTGCTGGGCTGCCTGGTCACGGCCCACTCGGAGATGGGCCGCTACAAGGAGATGCTGAAG TTTGCCGTGGTGCAGATCGACACTGCCCGGGAGCTGGAGGACGCTGACTTCCTCCTGGAGGGCTACCTGAACCTGGCACGCAGCAACGAGAAGCTGTGTGAGTTTCACAAGACCATCTCCTACTGCAAGACCTGCCTCGGCCTGCCTGGCACCAGGGCAAGCGCCCAGCTTGGAGGCCAGGTCAGCCTGAGCATGGGCAAtgccttcctgggcctcagcctcTTCCAGAAGGCCCTGGAGAGCTTCGAGAAAGCCCTGCGCTATGCCCACAACAACGATGACGCCATGCTGGAGTGCCGCGTCTGTTGCAGCCTGGGCAGCTTCTATGCCCAGGTCAAG GACTATGAGAAAGCCCTGTTCTTCCCCTGCAAGGCCGCAGAGCTCGTCAACGACTACGGCAAGGGCTGGAGCCTCAAGTACCGGGCCATGAGCCAGTACCACATGGCGGTGGCATATCGTCTTCTGGGCCACCTGGGCAGTGCCATGGAGTGTTGTGAG GAGTCTATGAAGATCGCACTGCAGCATGGGGACCGACCACTACAGGCACTCTGCCTGCTCTGCTTTGCTGACATCCACCGGAGCCGTGGGGACCTAGAG ACAGCCTTTCCCAGGTACGACTCTGCCATGAGCATCATGACAGAGATTGGAAACCGTGTGGGGCAGGTGCAGGTGCTGCTGGGCGTGGCCAAATGCTGGGTGGCCAGGAAGGCGCTGGACAAG GCTCTGGATGCCATTGAGAGAGCCCAGGACCTGGCTGAGGAGGTGGGGAACAAG CTGAGCCAACTGAAGCTGCACTGTCTGAGTGAGAGCATATGCCGCAGCAAGGGGCTGCAACGGGAGCTGCGAGCCCACGTCGTGCGCTTCCACGAGTGCGTGGAGGAGACCGAGTTGTACTGTGGCCTGTGCGGGGAGTCCATAGGCGAGAGGAACAGCCGGCTGCAGGCCCTGCCCTGCTCCCACATCTTCCACCTCCG GTGCCTGCAGAACAATGGGACACGAAGCTGCCCCAACTGCCGCCGCTCGTCAATGAAGCCTGGCTTTGTGTGA
- the SLC39A13 gene encoding LOW QUALITY PROTEIN: zinc transporter ZIP13 (The sequence of the model RefSeq protein was modified relative to this genomic sequence to represent the inferred CDS: deleted 2 bases in 1 codon): MSGCPCPGCGMAGQRLLFLTAVALELLGGAGGSQQALRNRGAAAACRLDNKESESWGSLLSGERLDTWICSLLGSLMVGLSGVFPLLVVPLEMGTTLHTEAGARRLKQLLSFALGGLLGNVFLHLLPEAWAYTCSASPGGEGQSLQQQQQLGLWVIAGFLTFLALEKMFLDSKEQERTSQAPSKDPAAAAELSGGHYLAQPAAEPGLSAVVRRIKVSGYLNLLANTIDNFTHGLAVAASFLVSKKIGLLTTMAILLHEIPHEVGDFAILLRAGFDRWSAAKLQLSTALGGLLGACFAICTQSPKGVGTGVVGWQVAVSRGALAKGSIQAGFCPQSTLGGGAVHTASPGSQPVRPSPAAEETVACILPFTSGGFLYIALVNVLPDLLEEDDPWHSLQQVLLLCMGIVVMVLFSLFVE; the protein is encoded by the exons ATGTCTGGATGTCCCTGCCCTGGCTGTGGCATGGCGGGCCAAAGGCTCCTCTTCCTCACTGCTGTTGCCCTGGAgctcctgggaggggctgggggttcCCAGCAGGCCCTCCGGAACCGGGGGGCTGCAGCAGCCTGTCGCCTAGACAACAAGGAAAGCGAGTCCTGGGGATCCCTGCTGAGCGGGGAGAGGCTGGACACTTGGATCTGCTCCCTCCTGGGCTCCCTCATGGTGGGACTCAGTGGCGTCTTCCCGTTGCTGGTCGTTCCCCTGGAGATGGGGACCACGCTGCACACAGAAG CTGGGGCCCGGCGCCTGAAGCAGCTGCTCAGCTTTGCCCTGGGGGGACTCTTGGGCAATGTGTTTCTCCACCTGCTGCCCGAGGCCTGGGCCTACACGTGCAGTGCCAGCCCTG GTGGTGAGGGGCAGagcctgcagcagcagcagcaactggGGCTGTGGGTCATTGCTGGCTTCCTGACCTTTCTGGCTTTGGAGAAGATGTTCCTGGACAGCAAGGAGCAGGAGCGGACCAGCCAG GCCCCCAGCAAAGACCCCGCTGCTGCTGCCGAGCTCAGCGGAGGCCACTACCTGGCCCAGCCGGCTGCAGAACCCGGCCTGAGCGCCGTGGTCCGGAGAATCAAA GTCAGTGGCTATCTAAACCTGCTGGCCAACACCATAGACAACTTCACGCACGGGCTGGCTGTGGCTGCCAGCTTCCTTGTGAGCAAGAAG ATCGGTCTCCTGACCACCATGGCCATCCTCCTGCATGAGATCCCCCATGAG GTGGGCGACTTTGCCATTCTGCTCCGGGCCGGCTTTGACCGATGGAGCGCAGCCAAGCTGCAGCTCTCGACGGCACTGGGGGGCCTGCTGGGGGCCTGCTTCGCCATCTGTACGCAGTCTCCCAAGGGAGTAGGTACGGGCGTGGTGGGT TGGCAGGTGGCGGTCAGCAGAGGGGCCCTGGCCAAGGGCAGTATCCAGGCCGGGTTCTGCCCCCAGTCTACCCTGGGAGGGGGTGCAGTACACACGGCTTCCCCGGGCTCCCAGCCAGTCAGGCCTTCTCCCGCTGCAGAGGAGACCGTGGCCTGCATCCTGCCCTTCACCTCTGGTGGCTTCCTCTACATCGCCCTGGTAAACGTGCTGCCCGACCTCTTGGAGGAAGATGACCCGTG GCACTCCCTGCAGCAAGTGCTTCTGCTCTGCATGGGCATCGTGGTGATGGTGCTGTTCTCGCTCTTCGTGGAGTAA
- the RAPSN gene encoding 43 kDa receptor-associated protein of the synapse isoform X2, translated as MGQDQTKQQIEKGLQLYQSNQTEKALQVWMKFAVVQIDTARELEDADFLLEGYLNLARSNEKLCEFHKTISYCKTCLGLPGTRASAQLGGQVSLSMGNAFLGLSLFQKALESFEKALRYAHNNDDAMLECRVCCSLGSFYAQVKDYEKALFFPCKAAELVNDYGKGWSLKYRAMSQYHMAVAYRLLGHLGSAMECCEESMKIALQHGDRPLQALCLLCFADIHRSRGDLETAFPRYDSAMSIMTEIGNRVGQVQVLLGVAKCWVARKALDKALDAIERAQDLAEEVGNKLSQLKLHCLSESICRSKGLQRELRAHVVRFHECVEETELYCGLCGESIGERNSRLQALPCSHIFHLRCLQNNGTRSCPNCRRSSMKPGFV; from the exons ATGGGGCAGGACCAGACGAAGCAGCAGATCGAGAAGGGGCTCCAGCTATACCAGTCTAACCAGACAGAGAAGGCTCTGCAGGTGTGGATGAAG TTTGCCGTGGTGCAGATCGACACTGCCCGGGAGCTGGAGGACGCTGACTTCCTCCTGGAGGGCTACCTGAACCTGGCACGCAGCAACGAGAAGCTGTGTGAGTTTCACAAGACCATCTCCTACTGCAAGACCTGCCTCGGCCTGCCTGGCACCAGGGCAAGCGCCCAGCTTGGAGGCCAGGTCAGCCTGAGCATGGGCAAtgccttcctgggcctcagcctcTTCCAGAAGGCCCTGGAGAGCTTCGAGAAAGCCCTGCGCTATGCCCACAACAACGATGACGCCATGCTGGAGTGCCGCGTCTGTTGCAGCCTGGGCAGCTTCTATGCCCAGGTCAAG GACTATGAGAAAGCCCTGTTCTTCCCCTGCAAGGCCGCAGAGCTCGTCAACGACTACGGCAAGGGCTGGAGCCTCAAGTACCGGGCCATGAGCCAGTACCACATGGCGGTGGCATATCGTCTTCTGGGCCACCTGGGCAGTGCCATGGAGTGTTGTGAG GAGTCTATGAAGATCGCACTGCAGCATGGGGACCGACCACTACAGGCACTCTGCCTGCTCTGCTTTGCTGACATCCACCGGAGCCGTGGGGACCTAGAG ACAGCCTTTCCCAGGTACGACTCTGCCATGAGCATCATGACAGAGATTGGAAACCGTGTGGGGCAGGTGCAGGTGCTGCTGGGCGTGGCCAAATGCTGGGTGGCCAGGAAGGCGCTGGACAAG GCTCTGGATGCCATTGAGAGAGCCCAGGACCTGGCTGAGGAGGTGGGGAACAAG CTGAGCCAACTGAAGCTGCACTGTCTGAGTGAGAGCATATGCCGCAGCAAGGGGCTGCAACGGGAGCTGCGAGCCCACGTCGTGCGCTTCCACGAGTGCGTGGAGGAGACCGAGTTGTACTGTGGCCTGTGCGGGGAGTCCATAGGCGAGAGGAACAGCCGGCTGCAGGCCCTGCCCTGCTCCCACATCTTCCACCTCCG GTGCCTGCAGAACAATGGGACACGAAGCTGCCCCAACTGCCGCCGCTCGTCAATGAAGCCTGGCTTTGTGTGA
- the RAPSN gene encoding 43 kDa receptor-associated protein of the synapse isoform X3 codes for MGQDQTKQQIEKGLQLYQSNQTEKALQVWMKVLEKSSDLVGRFRVLGCLVTAHSEMGRYKEMLKFAVVQIDTARELEDADFLLEGYLNLARSNEKLCEFHKTISYCKTCLGLPGTRASAQLGGQVSLSMGNAFLGLSLFQKALESFEKALRYAHNNDDAMLECRVCCSLGSFYAQVKESMKIALQHGDRPLQALCLLCFADIHRSRGDLETAFPRYDSAMSIMTEIGNRVGQVQVLLGVAKCWVARKALDKALDAIERAQDLAEEVGNKLSQLKLHCLSESICRSKGLQRELRAHVVRFHECVEETELYCGLCGESIGERNSRLQALPCSHIFHLRCLQNNGTRSCPNCRRSSMKPGFV; via the exons ATGGGGCAGGACCAGACGAAGCAGCAGATCGAGAAGGGGCTCCAGCTATACCAGTCTAACCAGACAGAGAAGGCTCTGCAGGTGTGGATGAAGGTGCTGGAGAAGAGCTCGGACCTCGTGGGGCGCTTTCGCGTGCTGGGCTGCCTGGTCACGGCCCACTCGGAGATGGGCCGCTACAAGGAGATGCTGAAG TTTGCCGTGGTGCAGATCGACACTGCCCGGGAGCTGGAGGACGCTGACTTCCTCCTGGAGGGCTACCTGAACCTGGCACGCAGCAACGAGAAGCTGTGTGAGTTTCACAAGACCATCTCCTACTGCAAGACCTGCCTCGGCCTGCCTGGCACCAGGGCAAGCGCCCAGCTTGGAGGCCAGGTCAGCCTGAGCATGGGCAAtgccttcctgggcctcagcctcTTCCAGAAGGCCCTGGAGAGCTTCGAGAAAGCCCTGCGCTATGCCCACAACAACGATGACGCCATGCTGGAGTGCCGCGTCTGTTGCAGCCTGGGCAGCTTCTATGCCCAGGTCAAG GAGTCTATGAAGATCGCACTGCAGCATGGGGACCGACCACTACAGGCACTCTGCCTGCTCTGCTTTGCTGACATCCACCGGAGCCGTGGGGACCTAGAG ACAGCCTTTCCCAGGTACGACTCTGCCATGAGCATCATGACAGAGATTGGAAACCGTGTGGGGCAGGTGCAGGTGCTGCTGGGCGTGGCCAAATGCTGGGTGGCCAGGAAGGCGCTGGACAAG GCTCTGGATGCCATTGAGAGAGCCCAGGACCTGGCTGAGGAGGTGGGGAACAAG CTGAGCCAACTGAAGCTGCACTGTCTGAGTGAGAGCATATGCCGCAGCAAGGGGCTGCAACGGGAGCTGCGAGCCCACGTCGTGCGCTTCCACGAGTGCGTGGAGGAGACCGAGTTGTACTGTGGCCTGTGCGGGGAGTCCATAGGCGAGAGGAACAGCCGGCTGCAGGCCCTGCCCTGCTCCCACATCTTCCACCTCCG GTGCCTGCAGAACAATGGGACACGAAGCTGCCCCAACTGCCGCCGCTCGTCAATGAAGCCTGGCTTTGTGTGA